A single Choristoneura fumiferana chromosome 9, NRCan_CFum_1, whole genome shotgun sequence DNA region contains:
- the LOC141431454 gene encoding uncharacterized protein, whose product MGPIIWLLILFCDLQFATVKCVSKPKSGPFVSNLVRVEKCKAPRHPYDPDPPGDVTAELYSTSTKKNLLRGNYTALRPDASLKLSVQDYFLVNGSRQMIFGVKNLSCRSQLVAMMGKVFGVSFNKKTCSVPKGTYLFSNIDYDFVDHVYTLTRDYGTVLRIVEGSSKRGTMVCLEFEVVVTPKSE is encoded by the exons ATGGGTCCGATCATttggttattaatattattttgtgatCTTCAGTTTGCAACAGTTAAATGCGTTTCAAAACCGAAGTCT GGCCCTTTCGTATCGAATCTCGTGCGTGTTGAGAAATGCAAGGCACCACGGCATCCTTACGACCCTGATCCTCCGGGAGACGTTACTGCAGAACTTTACAGCACCAGCACCAAGAAGAACTTGCTGCGAGGGAACTACACGGCCCTCCGACCTGATGCCAGTCTCAAG CTATCAGTTCAAGATTATTTCTTGGTGAACGGCAGCCGGCAGATGATTTTCGGCGTCAAGAACCTCAGCTGCCGCTCGCAGCTCGTCGCCATGATGGGCAAAGTGTTCGGCGTCTCGTTCAACAAGAAAACTTGTTCGGTTCCcaag GGCACCTACTTATTTTCCAACATCGACTACGATTTTGTGGACCACGTGTATACGCTGACCAGGGACTACGGCACTGTCCTGAGGATCGTGGAAGGCTCCAGCAAGAGGGGCACCATGGTGTGCCTGGAGTTCGAAGTTGTGGTTACACCAAagtctgaataa
- the LOC141430774 gene encoding uncharacterized protein, with amino-acid sequence MPSLADDVTKSSDKRPRSASRSTVPVPLHFAVHKPGCHFESCCGVCNLFPGVLLIGFCQVLAGAVLLTLLLSHGKQYDEMHQTKNTQMISTASGVVLSGVTGAGLLLIVVALTENCRAMIIYLLVATIVMMAITSLAITKIGRACVRFKDAPKIKDEQHRLANLACVSGLFTFFGAVLYFFSFVVVFSFYHFRYVRRAILLHEAECE; translated from the exons ATGCCGAGCCTCGCTGATGACGTCACCAAGTCCAGCGACAAAAGACCTCGAAGCGCAAGCCGAAGCACTGTCCCG GTGCCCTTGCACTTCGCGGTGCACAAGCCTGGCTGCCACTTCGAGAGCTGCTGCGGCGTTTGCAACCTGTTCCCCGGGGTGCTCCTCATCGGCTTCTGCCAGGTGCTGGCCGGCGCCGTGCTGCTCACGCTGCTGCTGTCCCACGGGAAGCAGTATGACGAGATGCATCAGACTAAGAATACACAGA TGATATCCACGGCATCAGGCGTAGTGCTGAGTGGCGTGACCGGCGCTGGACTGCTGCTTATCGTAGTAGCGCTCACTGAAAACTGCCGCGCCATGATC ATATATCTTCTAGTCGCAACGATAGTCATGATGGCCATAACTTCGCTGGCAATCACCAAAATAGGCCGAGCTTGTGTTCGCTTCAAAGATG CTCCCAAAATCAAGGACGAACAGCACCGGCTAGCAAATCTAGCGTGCGTCAGTGGACTGTTCACCTTTTTTGGAGCAG TGTTATACTTCTTCTCGTTCGTGGTGGTGTTCAGTTTTTACCACTTCCGCTACGTTCGTCGCGCCATCTTGCTGCACGAGGCCGAATGTGAGTAG
- the LOC141430775 gene encoding uncharacterized protein yields the protein MISLAATTVKPKAKSGPYTSTALGLKTCDNPSQPYVKDPFVRYNLDKNYIKKSLVKGNVTILKDTQNVKTSIKEFYYEDRKWQMTFNVKNQSCRSQLVGVLLEAFDIMYDKKTCNVPRGTYSFEVNYNTLDHLWMANREYGRLLRRIEASTKAGTIICLEFEENVGPEKH from the exons ATGATCTCCCTGGCTGCTACTACAGTGAAACCTAAGGCTAAATCG GGTccatatacgtccactgctctAGGACTCAAGACATGCGACAATCCAAGCCAGCCTTACGTAAAAGACCCTTTTGTAAGGTATAACTTggataaaaactacataaaaaagAGCTTAGTGAAAGGGAATGTCACAATCCTCAAAGATACTCAAAATGTGAAG ACAAGCATCAAAGAGTTTTACTATGAAGATCGCAAATGGCAGATGACCTTCAACGTCAAGAATCAAAGCTGTCGCTCACAATTGGTTGGTGTTCTTTTGGAGGCTTTTGATATTATGTACGACAAGAAAACCTGCAATGTTCCTAGG GGCACCTATAGCTTCGAGGTAAACTATAACACCCTGGATCACTTGTGGATGGCAAACAGAGAATACGGCCGGTTGCTGCGCAGAATCGAAGCCTCCACCAAAGCCGGGACCATCATTTGTCTGGAATTCGAGGAAAATGTGGGACCGGAGAAACATTAA